One part of the Trichoplusia ni isolate ovarian cell line Hi5 chromosome 2, tn1, whole genome shotgun sequence genome encodes these proteins:
- the LOC113501351 gene encoding esterase E4-like, whose amino-acid sequence FQPPKSIRWFDKSVYNYSIPYNESCALGYSEDCLYLSIYTPIIQDIKYFPVVVWVHEYSHAHGPDFFINEDVLVVTVSFRTSIFGFLNTGDSFAEGNMGAKDLIAALKWIREYITYFNGDLNRVTVFGSETTAPIVASLLLSAAGEDLFNRVIVQSGSALSPADYRTYNFEVSNKLYWNLHGPFEKFNRTNLYELLSKSSTKQLLAASRDLFDSTEVRDNQRLINAFSPTVEASARGAFMNKFPLEVYDRKITNNAVEVMLGYTNLDSLHKLDGFVTNRKLLKYLNYNFQYLLPFEGRKDEYGSKLYKKIRRKIMDFYFVNGTVGERSLRRYAKYVSDQVIYPILRQASLHAQVSCNHVYLYRFTFRSSFNIVWNTLLRNLNLSGATAGDEICYQFKCKSLSGAYNISEDSNERHFIRKMARLLANFVKHG is encoded by the coding sequence tttcagccaCCAAAGTCTATCCGATGGTTCGACAAATCAGTTTACAACTACAGCATCCCGTACAACGAGAGTTGCGCATTGGGATACAGCGAAGACTGTCTTTACCTGTCTATTTACACTCCCATTATACAGGACATTAAATACTTCCCCGTCGTGGTATGGGTCCATGAATACTCCCATGCGCATGGGCCAGACTTTTTCATTAACGAAGACGTTCTCGTAGTGACAGTCTCGTTTCGAACGTCAATTTTTGGTTTCCTGAACACCGGGGATAGTTTCGCCGAAGGGAACATGGGAGCGAAAGATCTGATAGCCGCTTTGAAATGGATCCGAGAAtacattacttattttaatggAGATTTAAATAGAGTAACTGTTTTTGGGTCGGAAACAACCGCTCCTATAGTGGCCTCGCTCCTGCTGTCCGCTGCCGGAGAAGACCTCTTCAACAGAGTAATAGTACAAAGCGGCAGTGCTCTATCCCCAGCAGATTACAGAACATACAATTTCGAAGTTTCGAACAAATTATACTGGAACCTACACGGACCGTTCGAAAAATTTAACAGAACAAATCTATATGAGTTGCTTTCTAAAAGTTCGACAAAACAGTTGTTAGCAGCTAGTCGTGATCTATTCGACAGCACCGAAGTCAGAGACAATCAAAGGTTAATAAACGCCTTCTCCCCAACCGTCGAAGCATCAGCCAGAGGCGCCTTTATGAACAAATTCCCCTTAGAAGTATACGACCGAAAGATCACTAATAACGCCGTCGAAGTTATGTTGGGATATACAAACTTAGACTCTCTGCACAAACTGGACGGTTTCGTCACGAACAGGAAActtctaaagtatttaaattataactttcagTATTTATTACCATTCGAGGGAAGGAAGGACGAATACGGATCGAAACTGTACAAGAAGATTAGGAGGAAAATAATGGATTTCTATTTCGTTAATGGAACGGTCGGGGAGAGGAGTCTGAGGCGGTACGCGAAATATGTGTCGGACCAAGTGATTTATCCGATACTCCGTCAAGCGAGCCTGCACGCCCAAGTATCATGTAATCATGTTTACTTGTACCGTTTCACCTTTAGAAGTTCGTTCAACATCGTGTGGAACACGTTGCTTCGTAATTTAAACCTGAGTGGGGCGACGGCGGGTGACGAAATCTGTTACCAATTCAAATGTAAATCTTTGAGCGGGGCCTACAATATCAGCGAGGATTCTAATGAAAGGCACTTCATTAGGAAGATGGCGCGGCTATTGGCGAATTTCGTTAAGCACGGGTAA